GAGCGGCGTTGTCTCCGGACATGCTGAACGAACCGGTCGGCACGGTCGCCGGAGCGGGCGCGCTCCTCGCGATCCTGAGGGACGGCCGGGCCCGCACGAGGGCCGAGCTCGTCCAGCTCACCGGCCTAGCCAGGTCCACGGTCTCGCAGCGCCTCGACGTCCTGCTCACCCATCAGTGGATCGTCCCCGCCGAGGACGCCATCTCCTCCGGCGGCCGGCCCGCCGTGGCGTTCGCGTTCAACAGCTCCGCCCGCGTCGTCCTGTCCGCCGATCTCGGCGCCACCCACGCGAGGGTCGCGGTGACCGACCTGGCCACCACGGTCCTCGCCGAACGCACCTCCGACCTCGCCATCGACAAGGGCCCCGAGCCGACGCTCCAGTGGCTGCTCGACACCTTCCTCGAGCTCCTCGCCGAGACCGGGCACAGCGTCGAGCAGGTGTGCGGCGTGGGCGTCGGCCTGCCGGGGCCGGTCGAGCACGCGTCAGGGCGACCGATCAACCCGCCGATAATGCCGGGCTGGGACGGCTTCCCCGTCCCCGAGTGGCTCGGCGAGCGGCTCGGCGCCGCCGTCCTCGTGGACAACGACGTGAACATCATGGCCCTCGGCGAGCACTGGGCCGCCAGGCCCGAGGCCGACCAGCTGGTGTTCGTCAAGATCGGCACCGGCATAGGGTGCGGCATCATCTCCGACCGGCGCCTCCACAGGGGCGCGCAGGGCGCGGCGGGCGACATCGGACACGTGCGGGTGTCCTCGGCGGCCGACGTGGTGTGCAGGTGCGGTAACACCGGCTGCCTCGAGGCGGTCGCGGGCGGCGCCTCCGTCGCCGCCAGGCTGGCCGCAGCGGGAGTGCCCGCGACCAACAGCCGCGACGTCGTCAATCTCGTACGGCAGGGCAACACGCAGGCCGTCCAGCTCATCAGGCAGGCGGGACGCGAGGTCGGCGACGTGCTGGCCTCGATCGTGAACTTCTTCAACCCCGCGGTGATAGTGATCGGCGGCGACATCGCCGAGGCGGGCGAGCACGTGCTGGCGGGGGTCCGCGAGGTCATCTACAGCAGGTCGCTCCCGCTGGCGACCCAGCACCTGAGCATCAGGACCAGCGAGCTGGGCGACCGGGCGGGCGTCATCGGGGCGGCCGTGATGGTGATCGAGCACGTCCTCGACCCGGGCACCGTCGACCGCGCCGTCCTGCGCTGAAGCCCGGACGCGGGTTACGCGGCCGAGCGGGCCAGGTGGTCGATCAGGCGTGACACCGCCGCCGGGTCGCCCTCGACCTCCAGTTCCCCCGCCGCGATCGCCGCGCCGAGCTCCCTGCCCTGGAAGAACACCGAGGCGAGTGCCCCCGGCTCCCCCTTCAGCACGGCCTGGGGGCGCTCCGCCGTACCCCGCGTCACCTCAAGCACTTCCACGGACGCGGTGACCCGGAAGACCTGCTCGCCCACGTGCAGTTCCAGACTGCCCTCGAACCCCGGGACGTACATCGCCCGCAGAGCCAGCACCAGCGACGTCACGCCTACCTGGTTGGCGGTGGTGATGGGCGCCTGGCTGCCCCAGCGCCCCAGGTGCAGCAGGACGGGCTCGAGCCCGCGGCCCCATTCCGTCAGCTCGTAGACCCGGACCGCGACGGGTGGGGCGAGGGTGCGCCGCCGTACCACCCCTGCCTCCTCGAGCTCGCGCAGCCGCTGGGAGAGCACGTTCTGGCTGCTTCCCGGCAGGTCGCGGTGGAGATCGGTGAAGCGCTTGGGACCGAGCATCAGCTCCCGCACCACCAGCAACGCCCAGCGCTCGCCGACGAGGTCGAGCGCACGGGCCACCCCACACGGGTCCTGATAACTACGCACGTGATCAGCCTACTCTTGTTTCTCGAAGGCTTCACTCCTAAGTTAGGAGAAGGCACACACAGAGAGAGGGGATCCACCATGAACCTCCCCAAGATCGTTTCAGCCGAGGAGTGGCAGGCCGCGAGAGACGAGCTGCTGGTCGAGGAGAAGGCGGCCACCAGACTGCTCGACGCCCTGGCCGCCAAGCGCCGCCGCCTGCCGATGGTCGAGTTCCGCACCGACTACGTCTTCGACGGCCCCGAGGGCGAGCGCAGTCTGCTCGACCTGTTCGACGGACGCCGCCAGCTCGTCGTCTACCACTTCATGCCGCTGCACGACGACGGCACCCCCTGCTCGGGATGCGCGTCCTTCACCGACAACATCCCCAACCTGGTGCACCTGCGCGCCCGCGACACGACCATGGCGTTGGTGTCGCGCTCGCCGCTGCCCGACCTCGAGAAGGTACGGCACCGGCTGGGGTGGAGCATGCCGCTCTACTCGGGCCCCGAGTTCAACATCGACTGCGGCGCCGGCGGCGGCTTCGGGATCAGCGTGTTCCTGCGCGACGGGGAGCGCGTCTTCAGGACCTACTACACCACCTCCCGCGGCGCAGACCGGCTCAGGATGGACTTCAACCTCCTCGACCTCACGCCGTACGGCAGGCAGGAGACCTGGGAGGACTCCCCCGAGGGCTGGCCCCAGACCCCGCCGTACGAGTGGTGGCGCCTCAACGACGAATACGCCTGACCGACGGCGCCGTCTCCTGGGGGTGGTGCGTCACCCTCCCGGGGTTGCGCCGCCCTCCCCGGGTTGCGCCACGGCCTGCGGTGGGCTGGGTCGTCCTGCTTGCCGGGGCCGCGCCGCCCTTCGGGGGGTTTGAGTCGCCCTTCGGGGTTTGGCCGCCCTCCACGAAGGTTCGGGGGTTGGGTCGTCCGCCTGGGGTGGTGCGCGTCGATCCGTTCCGCCTGGAACTGGCTAGGATCAGAGCGGAATGGTGACACGGGATCGACGCCCTGTCCGCCGCCTGTGGGAGTCCATGTCCGCGGCGGTGTCCCGTGCTGCCCGGCTGGGTGACATGCCCGCCGTGCTCATGCTGGTGTGGGCGGGGTGGCTGGTCGTCCCGCTGTCGTTCAGCGGCTTGGCCCAGGCACGCGCCGCGATCGCCGCAGGCCACGAGACCCCACCGAGCACCGAGACATCCACTCGGGTCGCCACAGCAGACCATCGCGCCGAGGTCGCCGTGGTGGATCGCCGCTCGGATGTGTCCGTGGCGGGCCATCGCGTTGAGGGTGCGCCCGAGGGGGCTGGTCGCGCCGCGCGGACGTCCACCACTCCGCCGAGGCTCGGTTGGGGCTGGGCGGGCTTCGCCCGAGGTGGCTCAGGAGTCGACACCTGGCCGAAGCATCAACCAGCGGCCTACTCGGGCGGAAGCGCCTTCCCCGCTCTCACGAACACCCCCGCGACGCCCCCTCTCACCGACGCTCCCGCGTCATCTCTCACCCACATCACGCCGGCGCACCCGCTCAGCGACATCCCCGCAGCACCCCCTCTCACCGACGCTTCCGCGTCATCTCTCAGCGACATCCCCGCGGCGCCCCGGCTCAGCAACAGCCCCGCGACGAATGCTCCTGCGAACGGCCCCACAGCGGGCCTCTCCGGGGGTCAGGCGTGGGGTGCTCTGAGCGGTGCCGGGCTGCGGGAGGTCGAGGCCGCGGCGCTGGCGGAGGAGCTGGCGAGGGAGCGCGCCAGGATCGCGGGCGAGGTGCACGACGCGGCAGGACACGGTTTCTCGACCATCGCGATGCAGGCGGGGCTCGCCCTGCTGGTGCTGGAGGAGAGTCCCGAGCAGGCACGCGAGTCGTTGCGCGCGATCCGCGAGACGAGCCTCGAAGCGCTGGCCCAGCTGAGGGCCGCGCTCGACCTCATCGACCCGGGCCAGGCGGTACCGAGGCACGAAGACCTGCCGGCGCTGATCGACGGTGTCCGGGCGGCGGGGCTGCCCGTGGACGTGGAGCCGGCCGAGCCCGCCGTCCCCTCGCATCTGCGCGGCACCGTGTACCGGGTGGTGCGCGAGTCGCTGACCAACGTGATCAGGCACGCGGGGCCGACGAGGGCGCTCGTCAGGGTGGCCAACGACCCCTGTGAGTTCGTGCTGGAGGTGGCCGACCGCGGGAGCGGGGCCGGCGGCGCGGGCGAGGGCAGAGGGCTGGCGGGGATGCGCGAGCGGGTACGGGCCGCGGGTGGCCAGTTCAGCGCCGGCCCCAGGGACGGCGGCGGCTTCCAGGTGGTCGCCCGCTTCCCGCGGGAAACCGCGTGACCTCGGCCGAACACCGCGTGACCTCCACGGAAGCACAACCCACCCAGGCAGCTCAGGCTTCCAAGCATCCCACCGGGACCACATTGACACGGCCCCCGGTGACGGTGCAGGAGCGCCCTAGCGTGCAGGGTTGGTCGCGAGCTCAAGGGTGGGAGGTGTGGGTGTGATCAGGGTCGGTGTGGCCGATGACCAGGCGGTCGTGCGGATGGGGCTCAGTGCGCTCATCGCCAGGGAGTCCGACCTGGAGCTGGTGGGCGAGGCCGCCGACGGCGCGCAGGCGGTGGCGCTGGTGCGCAGGGAGCGTCCCGACGTCCTGCTGCTCGACATCAGGATGCCCGGCATGGACGGCCTGCAGGTGCTGCGCGCGATCGCCGCCGACCCCTCCCTCCACGGCACCAGGATCGTGGTGGTGACGACGTTCGCCGTGGACGAGTACGTCTTCGCCGCGCTGCAGGCGGGCGCGAGCGGCTTCCTGCTCAAGGACAGCGCCCCCGACGAACTGGTGAGCGCGATCAGGGTGGTGGCCGCCGGAGAGGCGCTGCTCTCCCCGGCGATCACCCGGAAGGTCATCGGACTGTTCGGCAGGCACGGCGGCGCGGAACCCGTGGACGGTGTGGACACGCTGACCCCGCGGGAGAAGGAGCTGGTGGCCTGGGTGGCGACCGGCCGGTCCAACGAGGAGATCGCCAAGGAGCTGGTGATCAGCCGCGACACCGTGCGCACGCACGTCAGCAGGGCCATGGTGAAGCTGCACGCCCGCGACAGGGCCCAGCTCGTCGTCTTCGCCATGCGCGCCGGCCTGGTCCTCCCTTCCTGACCGACCGACGGCCCACAGAACACCCCACGGGGAGGCGACCCCGCAGCGCCCGGAACACCCCACGGGGGCGACCCCGCGGCACCCGGAACACTACGGGGAGGTGACCTGGCGGTCCCAGAAGTGCCCGGCGAGATGGTTCTCCAGGGGGAAGTGCCCGGCGGAAGAGAGCCCCGCTGAAGGCAGCTGGCGGGAACGCGCCCGACCGGAAAGCGTCCGGTGGGGTGGTGTCCGTTGAGACAGGGCGGGCCCAGGTGGGGCTATCTGAGGAGGCCCTCGTAGGTGCGTTGCTGGAGTTGGGCCTCGATCTGCTTCACGGTCTCCAGCCCGACACCCACCATGATCAGCACGCTCGTCCCCCCGAAAGGAAAGTTCTGCTGCGTCGAAGGGTCGCGCAGCAGCGCGAAGGCCACCAGCGGCAGCAGGGCCAGTCCACCGAGATAGACCGCCCCCGGCGCGGTCAGCCGCGACAGCACGAACCCCAGGTACTCCGCCGTCGGCCGGCCCGGCCTGATCCCCGGGACGAAGCCGCCGTAGCGCTTCATGTTGTCGGCCACCTCCATCGGGTTGAAGGTGATCGAGACGTAGAAGTAGGCGAAGCCGACGATCAGTAGGAAGTAGACCAGCATGTAGAGCGGGTGGTCGCCCGCGAGGTACTGGCTGATCCACGGTACCTGGCCGCCGACCAGCGTGGGGATGTAGAGCAGGGACGAGGTGAAGATGACCGGCACGATGCCCGCCTGGTTGACCTTGAGCGGGATGTAGGTGTTGGTCCCGCCGTACATGCGGCGTCCTACCATCCGCTTGGCGTACTGCACGGGGACGCGCCGCTGGGCCTGCTCGATGAAGACCACGGCCGCCACCAGGAACAGGCCGGAGACGAGGATCACCATCGCGGTAAAGGGGCTCATCACGAAAAGGGTGGACATGTAGGACGGGAAGACGGCCACGACCTGGGTGAAAATCAGGATGGACATGCCGGTGCCGATCCCCCTGTCGGTGATCTTCTCGCCCAGCCACATCACCATGCAGGTCCCCGCCACCATGACGGCCACCAGTACGCCCACCCCGAGCAGGCTCGTGTCGTACAGCACGGGCTCCGAGCAGCCGGGGAACAGCTGGCCCCCGCGCGCCAGCGCGACCACGGTCGTGGCGTTGAGCAAGGCCAGGCCGACGGTCAGGTACCGGGTGTACTGCGTGATCTTCGCCTGGCCGTTCTGCCCCTCCTTGCGCAGCGCTTCGAGGCGCGGGATGAGCACCGCCATCAGCTGCATGATGATGCTGGCCGTGATGTACGGCATGACCCCGAGCGCGAACACCGACAGCTTCAGCATGGCCCCGCCGCTGAACAGCTGCACCATGTCGACCAGTCCGCCGCGCGCGCCGCCCAGGCAGCGCTGGACCGCCACCGTGTCCACCCCCGGAGACGGCAGGATCTGCCCGAACCTGAACAGCACGATGACGCCCAGCGTGAAGAGCAGTTTCTTGCGCAGCTCGGGGATGCCGAAGGCGCGCACGACCATGGTGAGCATGCGCAGAG
This window of the Nonomuraea africana genome carries:
- a CDS encoding winged helix-turn-helix transcriptional regulator, which gives rise to MRSYQDPCGVARALDLVGERWALLVVRELMLGPKRFTDLHRDLPGSSQNVLSQRLRELEEAGVVRRRTLAPPVAVRVYELTEWGRGLEPVLLHLGRWGSQAPITTANQVGVTSLVLALRAMYVPGFEGSLELHVGEQVFRVTASVEVLEVTRGTAERPQAVLKGEPGALASVFFQGRELGAAIAAGELEVEGDPAAVSRLIDHLARSAA
- a CDS encoding ROK family protein, with the translated sequence MLNEPVGTVAGAGALLAILRDGRARTRAELVQLTGLARSTVSQRLDVLLTHQWIVPAEDAISSGGRPAVAFAFNSSARVVLSADLGATHARVAVTDLATTVLAERTSDLAIDKGPEPTLQWLLDTFLELLAETGHSVEQVCGVGVGLPGPVEHASGRPINPPIMPGWDGFPVPEWLGERLGAAVLVDNDVNIMALGEHWAARPEADQLVFVKIGTGIGCGIISDRRLHRGAQGAAGDIGHVRVSSAADVVCRCGNTGCLEAVAGGASVAARLAAAGVPATNSRDVVNLVRQGNTQAVQLIRQAGREVGDVLASIVNFFNPAVIVIGGDIAEAGEHVLAGVREVIYSRSLPLATQHLSIRTSELGDRAGVIGAAVMVIEHVLDPGTVDRAVLR
- a CDS encoding histidine kinase is translated as MSAAVSRAARLGDMPAVLMLVWAGWLVVPLSFSGLAQARAAIAAGHETPPSTETSTRVATADHRAEVAVVDRRSDVSVAGHRVEGAPEGAGRAARTSTTPPRLGWGWAGFARGGSGVDTWPKHQPAAYSGGSAFPALTNTPATPPLTDAPASSLTHITPAHPLSDIPAAPPLTDASASSLSDIPAAPRLSNSPATNAPANGPTAGLSGGQAWGALSGAGLREVEAAALAEELARERARIAGEVHDAAGHGFSTIAMQAGLALLVLEESPEQARESLRAIRETSLEALAQLRAALDLIDPGQAVPRHEDLPALIDGVRAAGLPVDVEPAEPAVPSHLRGTVYRVVRESLTNVIRHAGPTRALVRVANDPCEFVLEVADRGSGAGGAGEGRGLAGMRERVRAAGGQFSAGPRDGGGFQVVARFPRETA
- a CDS encoding DUF899 domain-containing protein, coding for MNLPKIVSAEEWQAARDELLVEEKAATRLLDALAAKRRRLPMVEFRTDYVFDGPEGERSLLDLFDGRRQLVVYHFMPLHDDGTPCSGCASFTDNIPNLVHLRARDTTMALVSRSPLPDLEKVRHRLGWSMPLYSGPEFNIDCGAGGGFGISVFLRDGERVFRTYYTTSRGADRLRMDFNLLDLTPYGRQETWEDSPEGWPQTPPYEWWRLNDEYA
- a CDS encoding response regulator; its protein translation is MIRVGVADDQAVVRMGLSALIARESDLELVGEAADGAQAVALVRRERPDVLLLDIRMPGMDGLQVLRAIAADPSLHGTRIVVVTTFAVDEYVFAALQAGASGFLLKDSAPDELVSAIRVVAAGEALLSPAITRKVIGLFGRHGGAEPVDGVDTLTPREKELVAWVATGRSNEEIAKELVISRDTVRTHVSRAMVKLHARDRAQLVVFAMRAGLVLPS
- the secY gene encoding preprotein translocase subunit SecY; this translates as MLTMVVRAFGIPELRKKLLFTLGVIVLFRFGQILPSPGVDTVAVQRCLGGARGGLVDMVQLFSGGAMLKLSVFALGVMPYITASIIMQLMAVLIPRLEALRKEGQNGQAKITQYTRYLTVGLALLNATTVVALARGGQLFPGCSEPVLYDTSLLGVGVLVAVMVAGTCMVMWLGEKITDRGIGTGMSILIFTQVVAVFPSYMSTLFVMSPFTAMVILVSGLFLVAAVVFIEQAQRRVPVQYAKRMVGRRMYGGTNTYIPLKVNQAGIVPVIFTSSLLYIPTLVGGQVPWISQYLAGDHPLYMLVYFLLIVGFAYFYVSITFNPMEVADNMKRYGGFVPGIRPGRPTAEYLGFVLSRLTAPGAVYLGGLALLPLVAFALLRDPSTQQNFPFGGTSVLIMVGVGLETVKQIEAQLQQRTYEGLLR